In the genome of Carassius carassius chromosome 12, fCarCar2.1, whole genome shotgun sequence, the window ggtaagcagataaacatacaattttcatttttgggtgaactatccctttaatagtcccattaaaatagatttaaaaaataataatttggacaAATTCTACAGTGAGTTCTGAGGGGGGAAAATCTAAGATTGTGTTAGCTGATATTTGTGTGtgctatttattttaatgcttgaTAGAATATAGCATGGTTACATTAGCAAGAAGCTAACAGCAAACTTTCAGTCCTAGTTCAGTCTACTTTCCTTGTAAATGAAAGCAAATAACGAAGTAACGCTCAGTTTTATCAGTCAAAAAAGCAAACTGCTTGTTCTATAACCGTAGATTTGAAAGAAAGCTGACATAATAAACAAATCACAAGGCTACTCACCTGGACAAGTGCAATTCCAGTCATCAGAATGACTAGTGAGAGCCACTGGTAAAAGGCGAGACTTTTGCCCAACATAAACACGGAGAACAGCGCTGTAGTGAGAATTTTCAGCTGATAAGTAACCTGGAAAACCAATAGGATGGTAAATGATATAGGTAGGaacaagtgttttttgtttgttagtttgttagttttttaattAAAGGTACTGTATGTacgtttttgactctactaaagcataaaaataccctaatatgtttgcagacatttaagaaacatgctaagctAGCATACTTGTTTATCTGGAAAACAATGCTACTGttagttattctcctttgaaaatgtgtgttccggGGTCGAAATGtcggtctctgttttggtttgtgaatcCGTCCACTGCCAGTgagtttatattttttatcaaataaatgcagccttggtgagactttTCAAAATCTTACCAACCGCACAGGGGGCAAGACAGAATTATGAGTTTACTTCATTCTTCATTGTAATTGGTAATttaaggtaaataaataattacagtatttaaagAGATTTAGGGAGATAGAAGAAAAATAAACTATAATTATTGAAAAGAAATGCATTTGAACTATCtgcaaataatgttttattttaaaatatgcatacattcACTATGCCCAATATGCTGAAAACACTTTGTGAATTAcatgaatgacaaaaaaaatggtaAACCTTGGTGGCATCTTGACTGACGCCATCCTATAATATACTTCTGGTTCTGATTTTGATATACCCAATTTATAAGGTAATTTTTCATAATGTTTCAGCTCTTCATCACTTATTATTAGGGATGGGcattttgcaaaaatattgtattcgaATCTTCGGGCTCATAAAAAGCAGATCCATTGAGAAACAGTATTGTGACAGAGTTCGTCTTGCACTAGCTTGAGTTCATGCATTATATAGCCATGTTGGAAAGGTCACtgacccagtgtttacaaagaGAACGTGTCCTTaacaaaaaaggtaaaacaacGATGTTGGAAAATTTTGAAGTTGGATGAGTTTTTCGCCCTACCCTACCTTTTTGAACTGGAGTACACAGATGAAAAGCTAACCGTGCGTGACCTTTCCAAAGTGATTACGTAATGCGTTAGTTGCAGACACACATCACAGAGCTAGTACAAGATGTGCATTTGTTgttaaaaagtattatattttatttatatttttaagaaactGACCAATTGTTTCATTATATAAGCTGCAATGACACTGCAGTTCAGACCTTCAGCGCATTGGTCctcattgaagtccattatatggagaaatatcctggaatgttttcctcaaaaaccctAATTTATTTGCAACTTAAGACAGAAAGACATCTTGAATGACATGGGGCTAGGTAAATTATCAGAAatctttcattttcattctgGACTAATCCTTTAAGGCAAGCCATTTCTCTTggtggccatctttgaaacaccTCTCGCGCAACTATTTCAGTCATGCAAGTGAAGCTCCTATCTCTATTCTCCAAAACTGATTAAATGTCCTATTTAAAATCACCAATGAAATTTGACAACATCCGTCTTATATATGTAGGGAAGATGTACTGGGTTTGTTGTTTCTTTTGCACAAATAGCgttaaaaaagcttatttttttagGCTAGATCATCCGTCTTAAGCGCACATCTCAGaacgctgactgtttctatcAACCAGGACTTGTAACAGCTGCTACAGTGACGCGCTGACTTTACCTATTAGTGATTGGCTCTTTTATTCAGAAGGTAGGGCTTCCTTCGATAGAGCAGCTAAATTGAGCGCTGCATTTTTCCTCATTCAAAACTATATGcgtgacatgtcttgggtattgATCCGATATCAAGTAATTACAGAGCCAGTATCACAGATActgatatttttctttaaaaatcatGCATTTGAAAGAACCAACTACACTTTGAAAATTAACAATTACTAATGCTATTGCAACATTGGTATCGATACTATTGATATTAGGATCGATAAACCCACCTCTAGTTTCCAAGGACTGTCCAAGTGGCCATTTGACTGATGGGTAAAGCAACCAATCATGTTTCCTTTTGTGCCACATTATGTTTAGGGGCATGGAAATGTAAttacaataacagaccggtgtgtaaattCTTGGATGCATTTGAAAGTGTCTAAGCTGCAAACTTTACATATTTcaaatacttttgaaaatccagtctttatgatcctgataagtgctcatcgtcacagttgtaaacacaacaGATTTCTTCTTTCTTGAGGGGGTTTGGCATCACTGTATCTTTGTTTACAGGTGGAATGTTAAAGAACGTGACACACACGTCTCCCAAAAATCCTGTATAATACAATCAATCTGATGACGACTTCGAAACTCCTgaaaaaattcaaattttgtgtgtcatatgcatcagacgttctgCCGACGGTCTGTGggcgtgatgtctgaggctgagactaggtgAAAGTTGTCTCCTCATTCTGAGAAAAATAAGAACAGTCAGTTATATCTGACTTTTAGTTTGTGTGTTAATATTTATCATGGATTCCCAGCATTTATGACCAGCTAAGCAACTCGTAGGAAAATTCGAATAGTGTTTTTATTTCTCAAATAATTACAGATTGAATATTCGACTATAAAGGGTACTATCGGGTTTGCTATAGTAACGAATGCAACTTTAACATGCATCTGATCGATTGTGATGCTGTGCTCACTGACATGTTTGCATATGAATCACGGTCACGCACACAATcctaagaataaaaaaatctaaaatacgcTCATAAGAATTCTaccacttaataataataataataataataaaaacaaagcaattaaattattaaattattaaaagtgatGTAGATACGTTGGTAGTTATGTATGGAGTAGTAATCAATTTACActatttgtaaataatattttattttaaaatgtgcacaTTCACTCTTGTATGTCTAATACTCTAAAACGCAAACGTCTCTTgtcacattcatttattatttacatgaatcatgaataaatattttgaaattcaAAACAGCAAAATTGCATAAAAAGTAGAGTAGTTTGCATAGCTAGATCGTCTCTTACTGTCGGTCGCTGAACATTTCTATCATAAAACAGTGTTCTAATACAGTACTACTTACAGCTTTCCACAAACTCTCATTGCGTTGTGATAGTGACAGTAACCGTGACAAGACCCACCTTCAATTTGGTTGGCCATCTCGATTATTTTGATATTGACCACTGTTGGACTACTGAGGCAGACCAGCCTACAAGTTTAACCCTTTAAAACTTTTTTGCATCCTACCAACAAACTACTTTACTCATTCATATACAGAGAGTCTTATACTGTCTATCAGATATGAGTATTTTAGTCTTTCGAAGGACAAAATGATAGAAAACCGTGGCACAGCCCTTGTGACGGTACTGTTCTGTACCTCCAGTAACAGCACCTCTGACAGCAATGTAAATACACAGCACTCATTTCCATGGAGCATACAGAGTTCTATAGAAATATCAGCAGCATTCTGGAGAATCTGAATGTTTGTCATTCACAAAATTATACACACaacaaacatttgaaatggaGTGACAGAGAAAGAGTAATGCAGTGGAATTAATATTTCACCAAATTAATGTATCAGTGTCATAGCtaactatatataaatacagatatatttataacaataaaaaatgttagAAATTGaatatatgttattatatattatatattgatgTTTGGCTCCATTTTGAAGGCATAAATTATGGGATTCAGGGAAATAAAATGCTGTATATCTCAAGTGaacataaatgtttatatatatatatatatatatatatatatatatatattaacatgttTTAAGGGAATGAAATGCATTATGAACATATCTTATTAACTCAAATCAATACTCAAATCAATTCAAAATCTTCTTAaaatttcttaaaagaaaaaagaagaaagagtgGCTCGTGGGCCATTGGTTTCTATGAAACGCCCTGAAACTTCCTCTGGATTTGTGTTTTCTCACCTGGTAGGTAGCTGCATCTAGATTTGACAGAGCCACATAGAGCAGGTTGTTCTGCAGGGTGTAGATACCTGAGGGAATGGCCAGCTTCAGTGTTAGCAGGGGCTTGTTTATTATTTCCTCCTTCAACACCTGATTCAGTGCACGAACACTGAAACCTAAGAGgcacacacagcactgaacatTAGACAGTGAGCTCATGCAGCGAGCCACAAATCTCCTCCACTGCTCTGAGCTGCTGACGAGAAGGACAATTCTGTTTCAATGATGTTACCACAAAAAATAATACACCCAGGGATGCTGAATATTATGCTTGTTTTTGTAAAgagataagaaataataataagtaattgcAACTTTTCCATTCTGCAATTTGCAGTTTAAAAATTGCAATTCTATTTGttttaacaacaaaataaaaaatttaaaaattaacaatttgGACTTTGCTTCTCAGATTTGGGAATTAACTTCttgtaattttgagtttatatctcacaattctgacttttcttcccTTGCAGTTCTGAGCTTAcatctcaaataaaaaaaataatagtaacaatTTGCAAAAATTAATGTGACAAACTCCGAATGGCAAGAAAAAATgttcaaattgttaaaaaaacacaattattaaaaGACAAAGGAAAGACAGTGATACGGACTGAACAGTGAAACCTTAGAGAAAGACAGATAAATATCAGTCCTCCATAACATCTAATAGGAAACGTCAGGTGAGCAAACACTCTGAAATACAGCGAGAGCGATTGAAAAGCATAAAGAGATGTCTGCTCTCTGATCACGCTCTTCTAGTCATACGCCGATCGGTCTACGCAACGCCGATGCATCTTAAGCCTtaagcagtgcttaatttgtaaattgtgaggtcccggaacaaagcgggctaacggatccggcatgtgattacaggagggagaggtaacggaacatccgagcaatcacattgctggaccagtttaagtgattttaagagcgtgcatcagttgcatttagggtctgtaaggtcatgaaaatgccaagcgattttaaaacaacaatttccagacctaaaaacgttttgaaaaagttgtggaattttatttttcaaatctctgtataataacTATATTTACTCAGGTCCTACATTtatgtggttttaataattctcgcaactttcaagtttataatgaggtaaatccctgaatttattcaacatagcttgtaggttttgaataataaaataaatccacacaaacaatattcaatcagtcattcgaaaacatataaactctctcggagcgcttgacatcagcgcatcttgtctgcacttcagcgacctgctacaagctgcgatacaagactcactcgcatttcgatcgggacagctgacagaactgtcacttgacttgactaatcgggtaattgttgcattgttacaaaaatgtataatttgcacaccttttaagtattttaagccatttggtactcgcgcgctccacaTGCTATATTAGGCTATGTGCCctcgcagtcacatccaaagctcgcgtataaagccgcctcgcgagtattagcctatataagagttatttttcatagtttgttgagtttaaggaccaaatacacacaatatgatgtctgttggttgttgacaaataaaacagtttcatggcacactctactaaaatacagagGGAGGGGGAAGaaaagaaaagggggaaaaaaatcaaacaaCATTGCGTTGTCAGTGTTTGTgctgtatcagacacgtgcaattaacatcaggctatatgaaaaacaagctaaaatagagttaacaaggtctttggccggcgaatgaggagatatgtgttttgtccgcatctgaggcaagtgcagcgcattatatgctatcatcaccttttacaggctatataacatttattgttgctatatgggcgcttggtttttcttgttgtttagtaaacttggccaatgtctcatgatataaaagataaagcgcttatgcacaagatattcaaaacgtacaaaagtatattggctagatggcaaaaaacgtacttctccagtcttcaaacacacaaagacattagcctttacagacatggtgtttgagtaaagaaaatgctgtactattcaaacagttatgtttacccttgctttgcgaataAGCAGAGATCGGTCTCCTTCAGGCTGTGCGCGCGCGTCAgtctgagtggaggcgggggaAGTGAGGTTTTGCTTAGAGCTTGAGTATCCAATGGcgtaatgaagttttactgacaagctcttttaaatacttatcattggttaaatatttgtaaaaccctctaatttaaaataataataacgaattataatagagatattaattttggttcatttttcacagcacatatctgtctgccatacgtaaacgccacccctggaggagggggatccgccaaaatgagttGCCGGATccgatttcggaggtgccggatccggatccggcttgttccggcacaaattaagccctggccTTAAGCCTCGACCTGTCGGCGAGCTCGTTAACTTAAGATCGTTAAAATCCTGTAGTGTTAGGCAGTAATCAAGCCTAATGAAAATCGAGTTGACGTCAGTATTTTAACGTTGGATTTTGGCTACTTTACAACACAACGTCAGTTCAAATTATCACATCAAATTAACATTGACATCAGAAGTTGAACTGACATTGCATTTTGGTCACCCAATGTCACAACTGAAATTTAACCAAATATCAACGTCTTATGACATAGTGTGCCTGCTGGGAGGATCTGGGTaacacaaaaactacccaaacacTGAAAAAACTTTCACTGTTTACACACACCATTCACTGATAACACATATCTTTATCTTGAAAATAATGCAATATGTTCCAATTTTATAGCTTTAATAAATTTAGAGATAATTCAGTTGGtaattataatttagttttttttgtgagACCAATCGATCTTTTGGTCAAAAGGCAAATTATGCTGGATCGCAAAAAAAAGTGACTTGTTTTGATATTGCATTGGATTCAGCAAAAAACTGGAGGTactgtaaatattaattaattaattaattaataaaaatgtacaccCAATGGCTTTCAAAATAACACTGCTATCAAGAGATAACAAATTACAGACAGATTGCAGAACACTTTGGTTTCCACACATCTGAGTTGAGGTGCAAACTCACTGTGGTCTCTGAAGACAAGCAGCATGCAGGCAACAATCTTCAGAACTTCAGCACACACTACAGCAGATGACGCCAGATAGCGTGGACCTTCAGACTGCAGCGTACGCGAATAACGCATTGTCAGCACCAAGGAGGTGGTCTGCAGTACCAGGACCCCCAGAGAAACATACTTTAGCTGTGATGACGTGGACAAGATGGAGATACTGGCCATTTCCGATGATTCAGAAACACTGGATGGGGATGAGTTTCCCTGTTTAGtctaacacacacagagagagagagagagagagagagagagagagagagagagacatcaaaGCCTGATTAAAGCCTGTTACCTTTTTATATGACAAAAGATATGGAAACAGTTGCATATGCattgggtatagaaaagaatcaccctctttaaaacaatcaaaatttttaacacattgttgctttgcagcctgaaatgaagacgaacacattttgtttattttgttttgttcattttgtctgttgggatttgtctctgtctctactaactttgcacgtCTAGACTTTGCAGTATTTGCTCACTCTTCTTTGCAGGACTGCTCAAGTTCACTTCATTCTGATGGCgagtgtttgtggactgcagtcttcaagttcattccacagattttcattgggctttaagtctgggctctgacaaTAGTCCACtgtttgtcataaattcctgtcGACCTCTTGGTCCCATCTTTGTCCAGTTTCCTCctgctctttcatccagtttggagcgatgtcttgatccagggagggtctgtgttgtaccaaatactTTCCACTTCATAATAATAGACTTCTGTGCTTCTaagcattgataaagcctttgaatttcttttcttttttacatacgTCTCTTATGCATGTCCACAGCTTTATCCGGAGATCTTTTGAAAGTGCCTTGCCACACATAGTTGATTGTTAGCTTCAGTTGTACTACCAAAGACTGatatgctccaggaaagctcttttcatgctgagctaatcaaaatgagCACAGCTGACCACAGTTGAAAAATATAGTATACACTACTATATTTTGTAGCACTGTAAATGTTATACTAtcacttttgtttaatttaatgca includes:
- the LOC132155222 gene encoding UDP-N-acetylglucosamine transporter-like; the encoded protein is MVLTETKQGNSSPSSVSESSEMASISILSTSSQLKYVSLGVLVLQTTSLVLTMRYSRTLQSEGPRYLASSAVVCAEVLKIVACMLLVFRDHSFSVRALNQVLKEEIINKPLLTLKLAIPSGIYTLQNNLLYVALSNLDAATYQVTYQLKILTTALFSVFMLGKSLAFYQWLSLVILMTGIALVQWPAEPTSVTKQEDLTAGSQLMGLLAVLVACFSSGFAGVYFEKILKESKQNVWVRNIQLGLFGLIFGLGGVFVCDGERVHENGLFQGYNVLTWTVVALQALGGLVIAAVITYADNILKGFATSISIILSTFISYFLLDDFDPTSVFFLGAMLVIAATFLYGYESTSAVNPSKV